One Carboxydothermus pertinax DNA window includes the following coding sequences:
- a CDS encoding DUF342 domain-containing protein, translating into MKEEINRVPHTQTATASAVDDAFPDGEAVGPYAFVKQGHLVIRHRPEGHYPVVVPCQGVRLIVNDRECTQPTPVSMKDTVRVETIEERREGKWSVFVSSDGLQAILRMRPTVVVHRELPDLAPAKILQLVVVEREECLPPLTWDELMQELSRLGITYGIDWEACSRGVTSCAEEEVVIARGVPAEPGKDGRVELLFPSDSKVPVLRGEDEAVDFRKRYVFTSVEAGEILAVKHPPEPGRPGTSVKGEVIMPPPPRDFILSVGEGAVLTRDGERAVAARAGRPVAFRWRNMVKVSVLPELVHTGDVDLASGNIVFKGDILITGNVTEGMAVEADGNVKVGGFVSGARVQATGSVLIKGNILSSKVIAGRVPDFLQQMLPQVHALAVGLQEMTMAIRQLLGHPAFKQGDLKGGIGPLVKLLLEGKFRHLPAAASTFKKQVETMPLGMVVEGLEEFIREAERVLVRSPLAVRDLREIETLARRAEEWEQAFAFSPSAESDVVALSVLNSTVIATGDVRVVGSGCYYSRIQAGKKVNVSGIFRGGEIQAGGDVHVGELGSRAGVVTRVVTGPKAVVTVGHAFENASVVVGGRVYRFNREEKGIRLWLDEEGNLRFKGIPA; encoded by the coding sequence ATGAAGGAGGAGATTAACCGGGTCCCCCACACGCAGACAGCAACAGCGAGTGCAGTGGACGATGCTTTTCCGGACGGGGAAGCGGTAGGTCCATATGCTTTTGTGAAACAGGGGCACCTTGTTATCCGGCACCGGCCGGAGGGACATTACCCGGTGGTGGTACCTTGCCAGGGGGTAAGACTGATTGTTAACGATCGGGAGTGCACTCAACCAACCCCCGTATCCATGAAGGATACAGTGCGGGTGGAAACGATTGAAGAGCGAAGAGAAGGGAAATGGTCTGTGTTCGTTTCTTCCGATGGTCTACAAGCGATATTGCGAATGCGTCCTACGGTAGTAGTTCACCGGGAACTGCCGGATCTCGCGCCTGCCAAGATACTACAACTGGTGGTAGTTGAGCGGGAAGAATGTCTTCCACCCCTTACATGGGACGAGCTAATGCAGGAGTTATCCCGGCTGGGGATTACCTATGGTATAGACTGGGAAGCGTGCTCTCGCGGTGTTACATCCTGCGCTGAAGAGGAGGTAGTTATCGCTCGAGGTGTTCCTGCAGAACCAGGAAAAGACGGCCGGGTAGAATTGCTTTTTCCCTCTGATTCCAAGGTGCCGGTACTGAGGGGGGAAGACGAAGCGGTAGATTTCCGGAAACGCTATGTTTTTACTTCCGTGGAGGCGGGAGAAATCCTTGCAGTCAAACACCCGCCTGAGCCGGGACGTCCTGGCACCAGCGTCAAGGGTGAGGTAATTATGCCGCCGCCGCCCCGGGACTTTATCCTTTCTGTAGGAGAAGGAGCGGTGCTTACTAGGGATGGTGAAAGGGCTGTAGCGGCCCGGGCTGGACGTCCTGTAGCCTTCCGCTGGCGTAACATGGTGAAGGTAAGTGTATTACCGGAATTGGTGCATACTGGTGATGTAGACCTTGCTTCAGGTAACATTGTCTTTAAAGGAGATATTTTAATTACCGGAAATGTGACAGAAGGGATGGCCGTAGAAGCGGACGGTAATGTTAAGGTGGGAGGGTTTGTTTCCGGCGCGAGGGTTCAAGCTACGGGATCAGTCCTGATCAAGGGGAATATCCTGTCATCGAAGGTAATCGCAGGAAGAGTTCCTGATTTTCTACAACAGATGTTGCCACAGGTTCATGCTTTGGCGGTTGGTTTGCAAGAGATGACCATGGCTATACGGCAGTTACTTGGTCACCCGGCGTTCAAGCAGGGTGATCTTAAAGGCGGTATCGGCCCTTTAGTAAAGTTGCTGTTGGAGGGAAAGTTTCGCCATCTTCCTGCTGCTGCTAGTACCTTCAAGAAGCAGGTTGAAACTATGCCCTTGGGAATGGTCGTTGAAGGGCTGGAAGAGTTTATCCGGGAAGCCGAACGGGTGCTGGTTCGTTCTCCTTTGGCGGTGCGTGACCTCCGGGAGATCGAAACATTGGCCCGGCGAGCCGAGGAATGGGAACAGGCTTTTGCGTTTTCGCCATCTGCAGAAAGCGATGTGGTGGCGTTAAGCGTCCTCAATTCTACCGTTATAGCTACCGGCGATGTTCGGGTGGTGGGGAGCGGTTGTTATTATTCCCGGATTCAGGCTGGTAAGAAAGTGAATGTATCCGGGATATTTCGCGGTGGTGAGATACAGGCTGGCGGGGATGTACATGTGGGAGAACTGGGATCCAGAGCTGGGGTTGTCACCAGGGTGGTGACTGGCCCGAAAGCCGTGGTTACCGTGGGGCATGCCTTTGAGAACGCTTCTGTAGTGGTAGGCGGTCGGGTTTATCGTTTTAATAGGGAGGAAAAAGGCATCCGTCTCTGGTTGGATGAAGAAGGGAACCTCAGGTTCAAGGGAATTCCAGCCTAG
- a CDS encoding ATP-binding protein, translating to MPSPPVRILLEDKHGKQYPAQLLVLNTTEFGLETEAPVPGRYVIRLQESLWVEVAGVPFKGKNNVHVFEILCVHRKQGTALRLSNEEYQLLSRSAGELVREISRHLPEHLQDLVREKLLAEVEKSELINALKVGKVMKYEGGRFRYLSGQADLDLPMEEAEKLMRQAIRQAEHRREVIISADGQKVFDLHGVPFDHRSGGLLAFDITEVIEKERRMHQQEMQAYREAIAAVTGGRLYLMNGEEMEKVVSEGIELARGEVWQPHDIPEARRAIREALPVLDSRRRHAITLCLTEALTNALKHAGGGCWQARQSGDTVRIIVQDLGPGIKTSELARATLMQHYSTKNSLGCGFTLMLYYADYLYLNTGPSGTNLGLDFVSTDRLKQDQ from the coding sequence GTGCCTTCGCCACCTGTCCGGATATTACTGGAAGATAAACATGGTAAGCAGTATCCGGCCCAACTTCTGGTGTTAAATACCACTGAATTTGGGCTGGAAACGGAAGCTCCAGTTCCAGGCCGGTATGTAATCAGGCTGCAGGAAAGCTTGTGGGTCGAGGTAGCCGGAGTACCGTTCAAAGGGAAAAATAATGTCCATGTTTTTGAGATACTATGTGTCCATCGTAAGCAAGGGACTGCCCTCCGTCTAAGCAACGAGGAATACCAGTTGCTGTCGAGAAGCGCCGGCGAATTAGTACGGGAGATTTCCCGGCACTTGCCGGAGCACCTTCAGGACCTGGTCAGGGAGAAGCTGCTTGCTGAAGTGGAGAAATCCGAACTAATTAATGCTCTCAAGGTGGGGAAGGTGATGAAATATGAAGGGGGGCGCTTCCGCTACCTTTCGGGCCAGGCCGACCTGGATTTGCCCATGGAAGAAGCGGAAAAATTGATGCGCCAGGCTATTCGCCAGGCCGAACATCGGCGCGAGGTGATCATTAGCGCTGACGGACAAAAGGTGTTTGACCTTCACGGGGTGCCGTTTGACCACAGGAGCGGTGGACTGCTGGCCTTTGACATCACCGAGGTGATTGAAAAGGAGCGAAGGATGCACCAGCAGGAGATGCAGGCTTACCGGGAGGCCATAGCGGCAGTAACGGGAGGCCGGTTATACCTGATGAATGGTGAAGAGATGGAGAAAGTGGTCTCAGAAGGAATAGAACTGGCCAGGGGTGAGGTCTGGCAGCCCCATGACATTCCGGAAGCCCGCCGGGCAATTCGGGAAGCTTTGCCTGTTCTCGACAGCCGTAGGCGACACGCGATAACCTTGTGCTTGACAGAGGCGCTCACCAACGCTCTTAAACATGCGGGGGGCGGTTGCTGGCAAGCCAGACAGTCAGGGGATACCGTCAGGATTATTGTGCAGGACCTGGGGCCGGGAATCAAAACCAGCGAATTGGCCCGGGCAACGCTGATGCAACATTATTCAACCAAGAATTCCTTGGGGTGTGGATTTACCCTGATGCTCTACTATGCAGACTACCTCTACCTTAATACAGGACCGTCAGGAACCAACTTGGGCCTGGACTTTGTATCTACGGATAGGTTAAAACAAGACCAATGA
- a CDS encoding STAS domain-containing protein, producing MEIRVRQKKGMVILEVEGELDFSNVEQLQQEIQRRTEEVVEIDLKGLRFIDSSGVGMLLSQVRHMYKQGRTLRIVRIPELIREDLEVIGFFRVLEVLENPNA from the coding sequence GTGGAGATTAGAGTCCGGCAAAAGAAAGGGATGGTAATCTTGGAGGTGGAGGGAGAACTGGATTTCAGCAACGTGGAGCAGTTGCAACAGGAAATTCAGCGACGGACGGAGGAAGTGGTGGAGATAGATCTGAAGGGACTTCGGTTCATAGACTCTTCCGGGGTGGGAATGCTCCTTAGTCAAGTCAGACACATGTACAAGCAGGGGCGCACCTTGAGAATTGTTCGTATCCCCGAACTTATTCGAGAAGACCTGGAAGTGATAGGATTTTTCCGAGTGCTGGAAGTCCTAGAGAATCCTAACGCTTAG
- a CDS encoding PP2C family protein-serine/threonine phosphatase: MITGNGKILRAYGLEVSGCSLPAEQVGGDFFEFISCDERTLFAVIGDVMGKGFHAARLMETIRHMLRECIRINPHPLEVVRRLNKVGGDELRKCRAFATLCLLCYDKVTGRLSCVNAGHHPPLLLVNGKVKVARCRGVALGLLEDYLGSGVEEFFLADGDAVVLYTDGLVEAYGPDEQRYGQERLKEIVRLQNGADADRMRQSILSDLETFTRGFSQKDDVTLVVMKVAGKGGERGGD; encoded by the coding sequence GTGATTACAGGGAATGGAAAAATACTACGAGCTTACGGGTTGGAAGTTAGTGGGTGTAGCCTACCTGCCGAACAGGTCGGGGGAGATTTTTTTGAGTTTATTTCCTGCGACGAGAGAACCTTGTTTGCCGTCATTGGAGATGTAATGGGTAAAGGATTCCATGCGGCCCGGTTAATGGAAACAATCCGCCATATGCTCCGGGAGTGTATCAGGATTAATCCCCATCCTCTGGAGGTAGTGCGCCGGTTAAACAAGGTGGGAGGGGATGAACTTCGGAAATGCAGGGCTTTTGCTACCTTATGCCTGCTATGTTACGACAAGGTAACTGGACGCCTCTCCTGTGTCAATGCAGGGCATCACCCTCCCCTCCTTCTAGTTAACGGCAAGGTGAAAGTGGCCCGGTGCCGAGGAGTTGCTCTGGGTTTGTTGGAAGATTACCTTGGGTCAGGGGTGGAGGAATTTTTTCTTGCCGACGGAGATGCGGTGGTGCTGTATACCGATGGACTTGTGGAGGCCTATGGTCCGGACGAGCAAAGGTACGGGCAGGAACGATTGAAGGAGATAGTTCGCCTTCAGAATGGCGCTGATGCAGATAGGATGAGACAAAGCATTTTATCTGATCTGGAGACATTTACCCGCGGTTTTTCCCAAAAGGATGACGTGACACTGGTTGTTATGAAGGTGGCGGGAAAGGGAGGTGAAAGGGGTGGAGATTAG
- a CDS encoding HoxN/HupN/NixA family nickel/cobalt transporter, translating into MRSKIVKTATDNGRPKWFHYGMLVAVIHLIGLTLLFLKARQYPQFLGLGFLAYTLGLRHAFDADHIAAIDNTVRKIIQDRGQPTGVGFFFSLGHSSVVFLMAMVTAVSMKWAQQNIPQLKAIGGLIGTTVSGSFLLLIGVFNLYIWIDIYRIFTKMRNGEYDKDNLEYLLLSRGFLARFFNPLFKFISKSWHVYPLGFLFGLGFDTATEVALLAVSANAAAQAIPFVAILSLPILFAAGMSLMDTADGIFMTIAYNWAFSTPLRKIYYNLTVTGLSVVAALLIGLIELAQIIIPKLGLSGGIWGWIQNLDFGGIGYLLVGLFVFTWGCSYLLWKLLRLENNESEP; encoded by the coding sequence ATGCGCAGTAAAATCGTAAAGACAGCTACTGATAACGGTCGGCCCAAATGGTTCCACTACGGTATGTTAGTCGCTGTAATACATCTTATCGGACTAACTCTCCTATTTTTAAAGGCTAGGCAGTATCCCCAATTTCTTGGGCTTGGTTTCCTCGCTTATACGCTCGGTCTGAGGCACGCTTTTGATGCCGACCATATCGCCGCAATTGATAACACGGTTCGCAAGATAATTCAGGATAGGGGGCAACCAACAGGAGTCGGATTTTTCTTCTCTCTCGGTCATTCGTCAGTAGTGTTTTTGATGGCAATGGTAACCGCGGTTTCGATGAAATGGGCGCAACAAAACATTCCACAGCTTAAAGCCATCGGAGGGCTGATTGGCACTACTGTATCTGGCAGTTTCCTGCTCCTTATCGGGGTGTTTAATCTATACATCTGGATTGACATCTACCGCATTTTTACGAAAATGCGAAACGGGGAGTATGACAAAGATAACCTGGAATATCTCCTTTTATCCAGGGGCTTTTTAGCTCGCTTCTTCAACCCGCTCTTTAAATTTATTAGCAAGAGTTGGCACGTTTATCCGCTTGGCTTTCTATTTGGTTTAGGTTTCGACACCGCCACTGAAGTAGCCCTTTTGGCGGTTTCCGCAAATGCTGCTGCCCAGGCTATACCATTCGTGGCAATTCTATCCCTACCGATTCTTTTTGCAGCCGGCATGAGCTTGATGGATACCGCTGACGGTATTTTTATGACTATTGCATACAATTGGGCCTTCTCTACCCCTCTGCGGAAAATTTATTACAATTTGACCGTCACCGGCCTCTCAGTGGTTGCAGCGTTACTAATCGGCTTGATTGAGTTAGCCCAAATAATTATCCCGAAGCTTGGACTCAGCGGTGGAATATGGGGCTGGATTCAGAACCTCGACTTTGGCGGGATCGGTTATCTTTTAGTAGGCCTGTTTGTCTTTACCTGGGGCTGTTCCTATTTACTTTGGAAGTTATTACGTCTTGAGAATAATGAAAGTGAGCCATAA
- a CDS encoding CooT family nickel-binding protein, which produces MIIEPFKDGMHLVDIFSKQKSVKAKVRNMNLLSHWIF; this is translated from the coding sequence GTGATTATAGAACCATTCAAGGACGGAATGCATTTGGTCGATATATTTAGTAAACAGAAGTCGGTAAAGGCAAAGGTTAGAAATATGAACCTACTTAGCCACTGGATATTTTAG
- a CDS encoding STAS domain-containing protein → MSLSVSLEGHATVLRVAGELDFSTVTEFEAFYKKHKPINGSVVFDLAGLEFVDSTGVGSLLAIWKELSQNQQPFSVCNLNEDVYEILDVMGVPAFLGEEHFKRSPF, encoded by the coding sequence TTGTCTTTATCCGTTAGTTTAGAAGGTCATGCCACTGTTTTGAGGGTAGCCGGGGAACTTGACTTCTCCACAGTAACTGAATTCGAAGCTTTTTACAAAAAACATAAACCTATTAACGGGTCGGTTGTTTTCGATTTGGCTGGTTTGGAATTCGTGGATTCTACTGGTGTGGGAAGTCTCCTGGCTATCTGGAAAGAACTTAGCCAGAACCAACAGCCGTTTTCCGTCTGCAACCTTAATGAGGACGTTTATGAAATATTGGATGTGATGGGTGTACCGGCCTTCTTAGGCGAGGAACACTTTAAACGCTCACCGTTCTAG
- a CDS encoding STAS domain-containing protein, whose translation MLKIDVYVDRGVCRVVLNGELDMETVAQLQEVVGKVEERTLEVDLSGVFFVDSTGLKSLLDISNDWRQKGGRMLILRPQPDVAEVMRLVGLDQLLAQNPAPCGEER comes from the coding sequence TTGCTGAAAATAGATGTTTACGTTGACCGTGGAGTGTGCCGGGTAGTGCTGAACGGTGAATTGGACATGGAAACGGTAGCGCAACTGCAAGAGGTTGTTGGGAAAGTGGAGGAACGCACGCTGGAAGTTGACCTGTCAGGCGTTTTTTTTGTGGATTCCACCGGCTTGAAAAGTTTGCTGGACATTAGCAACGACTGGCGGCAAAAAGGAGGCAGGATGCTGATTTTGAGGCCGCAACCTGATGTAGCGGAGGTGATGCGGCTGGTAGGGCTTGACCAGCTCCTGGCGCAAAACCCCGCTCCGTGCGGAGAAGAAAGGTAG
- a CDS encoding DUF5317 domain-containing protein: MIYEFLIPVIIIAFLKKGSLRHLSETEIRKQWVILSGFLLQLIAMFLYHRVSFINQSFAFWVVVSYLMLIYGCWCNRHLPGIKLFILGTLLNFLVIIANGGRMPVSLDALEWAGLSSYIPLVVEGVTKHQPLTESTLLPYLADVIPLRPPFVFSSMVVSPGDIAVTLGISWFIYKGMVKKI, encoded by the coding sequence ATGATTTACGAGTTTCTAATCCCGGTGATTATCATTGCCTTTCTTAAAAAAGGGTCACTGCGGCACCTTTCGGAAACCGAAATAAGGAAGCAGTGGGTGATTTTATCCGGGTTTTTACTGCAGTTGATTGCGATGTTTCTTTACCATCGCGTTTCGTTTATAAACCAGAGTTTTGCCTTTTGGGTAGTTGTTTCCTACTTAATGCTAATCTATGGTTGCTGGTGCAATCGCCACCTCCCGGGTATTAAACTATTTATTCTCGGTACCTTACTCAACTTTTTGGTAATAATTGCCAATGGTGGCAGGATGCCCGTATCCCTGGATGCGCTGGAATGGGCGGGTCTATCCTCGTACATACCTTTGGTAGTGGAAGGGGTTACAAAACACCAACCGCTGACGGAATCTACCCTTCTACCGTATTTAGCTGATGTCATTCCCTTGCGTCCTCCTTTTGTTTTCAGCAGCATGGTAGTAAGCCCCGGCGACATTGCGGTGACGCTGGGCATCTCATGGTTTATTTACAAAGGTATGGTTAAAAAAATTTAG